A stretch of the Candidatus Saccharimonadales bacterium genome encodes the following:
- a CDS encoding glycoside hydrolase family 6 protein produces MPFHMIVTAKKNNTTKQKFYFLYALTFIAALFAPIYISISTYASNNPLTGSSLFVDPNGNNATAQAAAWRSTRPIDAALMDTIANQPKAFWMGNWTADSQQAANDYVSRAAGAGKMGVIVAYNIPNRDCGSHSAGGASSHATYKSWIDGMATGIGGRRTVVIIEPDAISQLDCLDPRGKQARLDSLSYAVTKLKASNAVAYLDAGNKGWIGAAETAGRLARANIGAADGFSLNVSNFYTANETMPYGSDVASRLGGKHFVIDTSRSGLGANGEWCNPSGRALGNLPSSSTGSALVDAYLWIKAPGESDGPCNGGPAAGNWWPEYALGLAQRAQQSSNAPSRPTSPPPAPATVASPATVTPKPVAPSLEPSAKKSSPVITQPVQSNVQGTFNVVSAPLKPGEKVAVLVNGNPIKGTTIDTKKLKNGKHIITIHKTDKSGRATTTQQHILVANKLSLTDKIRNSSAPIATLAFATPIRTSIVAVIAGFVISIPSYFLYLRSKPSRHRTKLVRYSSK; encoded by the coding sequence ATGCCATTTCACATGATAGTAACTGCAAAAAAAAATAATACCACAAAACAGAAATTTTATTTCTTATACGCACTTACATTTATCGCTGCATTGTTTGCACCTATCTATATTTCAATCAGTACTTACGCGTCAAACAATCCATTGACTGGCTCATCATTATTTGTAGACCCTAATGGAAACAATGCGACCGCCCAAGCGGCAGCCTGGCGCTCAACCCGGCCAATCGACGCCGCGCTCATGGATACGATTGCAAACCAACCAAAAGCATTTTGGATGGGTAATTGGACAGCAGATAGCCAGCAGGCAGCGAATGATTACGTCAGCCGCGCAGCTGGTGCGGGAAAAATGGGCGTGATAGTGGCCTACAACATTCCAAATCGTGACTGCGGCAGCCATTCCGCGGGTGGCGCCAGCTCACATGCCACCTACAAAAGCTGGATCGATGGCATGGCAACCGGTATTGGCGGTCGGCGAACGGTTGTTATTATCGAACCGGACGCAATTTCGCAGTTAGACTGTCTTGACCCTAGAGGCAAACAAGCCCGGCTCGATTCACTCAGTTATGCAGTGACAAAGCTAAAGGCAAGTAATGCCGTTGCTTACCTTGATGCTGGCAATAAGGGGTGGATTGGCGCCGCCGAAACCGCCGGTAGACTAGCTCGAGCAAATATCGGTGCCGCTGACGGCTTCAGTCTGAATGTATCAAATTTTTACACCGCCAATGAAACGATGCCATATGGCAGTGACGTCGCAAGTCGCCTTGGCGGGAAGCATTTTGTTATCGACACATCGCGCAGCGGCCTTGGGGCGAACGGTGAATGGTGCAATCCATCGGGACGGGCGCTTGGCAACCTACCTTCGTCGAGTACCGGTTCAGCTTTAGTTGACGCATATTTGTGGATCAAAGCGCCTGGAGAAAGCGATGGACCCTGCAACGGCGGCCCGGCTGCGGGAAACTGGTGGCCAGAATACGCCCTCGGACTTGCCCAAAGAGCACAGCAGTCAAGCAACGCTCCGTCGCGGCCCACATCCCCTCCGCCAGCACCTGCAACAGTGGCCAGTCCAGCAACAGTTACGCCGAAGCCAGTAGCCCCAAGCCTAGAGCCGTCCGCCAAAAAATCTTCACCAGTTATTACACAACCAGTACAATCAAATGTGCAGGGCACCTTCAATGTAGTGTCAGCACCATTAAAACCCGGTGAAAAGGTTGCCGTACTCGTTAACGGTAACCCGATTAAAGGCACAACCATAGATACCAAGAAATTAAAAAACGGCAAACATATCATAACGATACATAAGACAGATAAAAGTGGGCGTGCCACGACCACGCAACAGCATATACTGGTTGCAAACAAATTATCTCTGACCGATAAAATACGGAACAGTAGTGCGCCGATTGCCACTCTAGCCTTTGCCACCCCGATTCGAACATCGATAGTAGCAGTCATCGCTGGTTTTGTGATCAGTATACCGTCATATTTCCTGTACCTACGCAGTAAACCATCGCGGCACCGTACGAAACTCGTACGATATTCTAGCAAGTAA
- a CDS encoding glycoside hydrolase family 6 protein gives MTTKQMILAAGSIVLILAGFMIIRNTISDSKGKEENAMSMLADERSTSPLLGKALYRDDQRSITKLAAEFTKQGKADDAALLSRITSQPGSTWLTGPSESDPTAANDVSDAARTSQEAAASDTTPVYVLYALPGRDACAGFSKGGFVTNEQYVQWIAQIRDSLQTPSIIILEPDSIAHADEQGCLTTEKREARYSLLKSTVETLSSSQQVLGVYLDAGNAEWKPDPKTLIDHLRKSGIDQARGIAVNVSSFVDTDQTISWSQAIIDRLGSDKGIIIDTSRNGTGAAPKNVTGTARWCNPAGRGLGTVPTTTTDKAYIDAYIWVKNAGESDGDCFGNPPAGTLDARLALELARNAKR, from the coding sequence ATGACAACCAAACAAATGATACTAGCCGCCGGTAGCATCGTGCTCATATTGGCCGGATTTATGATAATTCGAAATACAATATCAGATAGCAAAGGTAAGGAAGAAAATGCTATGTCTATGCTGGCCGATGAACGTAGTACGAGCCCGCTGCTTGGTAAGGCGCTATACCGTGACGACCAACGATCGATTACAAAGTTGGCTGCCGAATTTACAAAGCAAGGAAAGGCAGATGATGCGGCATTGCTGTCCCGTATCACCAGTCAGCCGGGATCAACATGGTTGACAGGGCCATCAGAATCAGATCCAACGGCTGCCAACGACGTATCTGATGCTGCGCGCACTTCACAGGAAGCGGCCGCATCGGATACGACCCCAGTATACGTACTTTATGCACTGCCTGGACGTGATGCCTGTGCCGGATTTTCAAAAGGCGGTTTTGTGACTAACGAGCAATACGTGCAGTGGATTGCCCAAATCCGTGATAGTTTACAGACACCTAGCATTATTATACTGGAGCCGGATTCAATTGCTCATGCCGATGAACAAGGCTGTTTGACAACTGAAAAAAGGGAGGCCCGATACAGTTTGCTAAAGTCCACCGTTGAAACACTGAGTAGTAGCCAACAGGTCCTCGGGGTATACCTCGATGCCGGGAATGCTGAATGGAAACCTGATCCAAAGACGCTGATCGATCACTTGCGGAAGTCGGGTATTGACCAGGCACGAGGTATAGCCGTAAATGTCTCATCGTTTGTAGATACCGATCAAACAATTTCTTGGTCTCAGGCTATTATTGATCGTTTGGGATCTGACAAGGGTATCATTATTGACACCAGCCGAAATGGTACGGGGGCTGCTCCCAAGAATGTTACTGGAACTGCCAGGTGGTGTAATCCAGCGGGCCGTGGGCTCGGGACGGTGCCCACCACCACTACCGATAAAGCGTACATTGATGCATATATTTGGGTTAAGAATGCTGGCGAGAGTGACGGTGACTGTTTTGGTAATCCACCGGCTGGGACACTGGATGCGCGCCTGGCTCTCGAACTTGCCCGTAACGCTAAAAGGTAA
- a CDS encoding ATP-binding protein — protein MKLQTSFQKQTSMAFGVLIVICSLFAAIGWQYARFSLQTMPGLQLGELLCAVGLLICGVAIIARSWAQPRLFAVLVFALACTGALILLQSWFEVGLLPNTLEETPGVKRFIESTGVVYVILSCTLILMQYQSHKTMRIASRILPTIAVPISIIGMFGMLYFNLDIAFVQPLVVSLLFRAGLALTALYIVCITNQSLINRLYVGKLGILTIIVLLVVQIVTFSAWRQAERNNNLESSAAIDNEVHKFHDKFEQTITAYVSALQGFKGLYAASEAVDQNEFQNFYDSLDDIRTFSGLRNITYVQIVQSKDLSKFAQNQKADDSLGIQANKNFSYKNLSNNQTHYIVSYLASAAQSTSVGLDLSSESDRKQVFDTVLTTNMPQASQSVVFNANNLIGSEKGFFIVMPVILKNTITPVGFANASFGYQRLFDQIDKDMEQTGISYIIRDTAGIEIYNNGSKSSSNSEAATTMQVTKSTLPVLSTSFELSIITPSNFGITATKHAPLYTFLIGQLFSVILLIAFLVQSTTLRRAVDYAKLIRKDQLQLQSSINSLRVGYILTESTGTIVIINAMAEKMLHMQQNTQHIESIKDKQLLPAILSLIKKSERAGKHMRQTNLQVGSKSYAIDVNPVFDDNHTQIGSVTLIEDITESVVIARSRDEFFSIASHELRTPLTAIRGNTTMIQDYYGDQIHDADFRQMIADIHESSVRLIDIVNDFLDASRLEQNKIQLSMEVFDINHILESVIHEMAATAAEKHNRLGSDTTTLHLPEIYADRNRVKQIVYNLVGNAMKFTESGTITLSAAVIDSKIKISVTDSGPGISEVNQKLLFHKFQQANDNLLTREGSRGTGLGLYISKLLCEKMGGNLSLDQSKLGVGSTFSFSVPIATALHKKPGSTTNLTK, from the coding sequence ATGAAATTACAAACATCTTTTCAAAAACAAACTTCCATGGCGTTTGGAGTGCTCATCGTAATATGCAGCCTTTTTGCTGCTATTGGTTGGCAATATGCTCGTTTTTCACTACAAACCATGCCTGGCCTGCAACTCGGCGAGTTGCTCTGCGCTGTCGGACTACTGATCTGCGGCGTGGCAATTATTGCCCGAAGCTGGGCACAACCAAGGCTGTTTGCTGTGCTTGTATTTGCTTTGGCATGTACAGGAGCGCTCATATTATTACAAAGTTGGTTTGAAGTTGGTTTGTTACCAAATACACTTGAAGAAACTCCAGGGGTAAAGCGATTCATTGAGTCAACGGGGGTAGTGTATGTGATACTTTCCTGCACGCTGATACTCATGCAGTATCAAAGTCACAAAACCATGCGCATCGCATCTCGTATTCTACCGACAATTGCAGTACCAATTTCAATCATCGGTATGTTTGGAATGTTGTATTTTAATCTTGACATTGCTTTTGTACAGCCATTAGTTGTATCTTTACTTTTTCGAGCCGGATTAGCGCTGACTGCCCTCTACATCGTCTGTATCACCAACCAGTCGCTCATAAACCGACTGTACGTCGGTAAGCTCGGAATCCTGACAATCATTGTTCTGCTTGTCGTACAAATTGTGACTTTTTCAGCGTGGAGACAAGCTGAGCGGAATAATAACCTTGAGTCATCGGCAGCTATTGATAATGAAGTTCATAAATTTCATGATAAATTTGAACAAACGATTACAGCTTATGTCAGTGCGTTGCAAGGCTTTAAGGGTTTGTATGCTGCAAGTGAGGCGGTCGATCAAAATGAGTTTCAAAACTTTTATGATTCGCTTGATGACATTCGGACGTTTTCTGGCCTCAGAAACATAACATATGTTCAAATAGTGCAGTCAAAAGATCTTAGTAAATTTGCCCAAAACCAAAAAGCCGATGACAGTCTTGGTATTCAGGCAAATAAAAATTTCAGTTACAAAAATCTTAGCAATAATCAGACTCATTACATCGTTAGCTATCTTGCGTCGGCCGCTCAATCAACATCTGTCGGATTGGATCTCTCATCGGAATCAGATCGAAAACAAGTTTTTGATACAGTCTTAACAACAAACATGCCCCAAGCATCTCAGTCTGTTGTATTTAATGCCAACAACTTGATCGGGAGTGAAAAAGGCTTTTTTATCGTCATGCCAGTCATTCTCAAAAATACGATAACCCCTGTCGGGTTTGCGAATGCGAGCTTTGGCTACCAGCGTCTATTTGATCAGATAGACAAAGATATGGAGCAAACGGGTATCAGCTATATCATTCGCGACACTGCAGGCATAGAAATCTACAACAACGGGAGCAAATCTTCATCTAATTCTGAAGCCGCCACGACGATGCAGGTCACCAAATCAACCTTACCTGTTTTGTCTACATCTTTTGAGCTTAGCATTATTACTCCATCGAATTTTGGTATAACCGCCACCAAACACGCGCCCCTCTACACATTTTTAATTGGCCAACTGTTTTCAGTCATATTATTGATAGCATTTCTTGTACAAAGCACAACACTTCGACGAGCCGTGGATTATGCAAAGCTGATCAGGAAAGATCAGTTGCAACTTCAATCATCAATTAACAGTTTGCGTGTCGGCTATATACTCACCGAATCAACAGGCACAATTGTCATTATCAATGCAATGGCAGAAAAAATGCTACACATGCAGCAAAATACGCAGCATATAGAAAGTATTAAAGACAAGCAACTTCTACCAGCAATCTTATCATTGATCAAAAAGTCGGAACGGGCTGGGAAACATATGCGTCAGACAAATTTGCAGGTTGGCTCAAAATCCTATGCCATTGACGTCAATCCAGTTTTTGACGACAACCATACGCAAATTGGATCTGTTACACTTATCGAGGATATTACTGAATCAGTTGTTATAGCCCGGTCACGAGATGAGTTTTTCTCCATCGCGTCACATGAACTTCGAACGCCGCTGACTGCCATACGTGGCAACACGACGATGATACAGGATTACTACGGCGACCAAATACACGATGCCGACTTTAGGCAGATGATAGCCGACATACACGAATCCAGCGTCCGGCTGATAGATATCGTCAATGACTTTCTTGATGCGTCGCGGCTTGAGCAAAACAAGATCCAGCTCAGTATGGAAGTGTTTGACATCAACCATATTCTTGAGAGTGTTATTCATGAAATGGCGGCAACGGCTGCCGAGAAGCACAATCGTTTGGGCAGCGACACGACGACACTGCATTTGCCTGAAATATATGCAGATCGGAACCGAGTCAAGCAAATAGTCTACAACCTTGTTGGCAATGCAATGAAATTTACTGAATCTGGTACTATTACGCTCAGCGCAGCTGTCATAGATAGCAAAATTAAAATCTCGGTAACAGATAGCGGACCTGGTATCTCAGAAGTGAATCAAAAATTGTTGTTTCACAAATTCCAGCAAGCGAATGACAACCTGCTTACCCGCGAAGGCAGTCGCGGTACTGGCCTCGGGCTCTACATATCAAAACTGCTCTGTGAAAAAATGGGCGGCAATCTATCGCTCGATCAGTCAAAACTTGGCGTCGGCAGCACATTCTCTTTCAGCGTCCCTATTGCGACAGCGCTGCATAAAAAGCCTGGCTCGACAACCAATCTCACGAAGTAA
- a CDS encoding neutral zinc metallopeptidase has translation MANWDRITSRGDVEDRRGASPLLLGGGGLGLAGTAIILLFNILSGGSVDLNSTLNQLQQSQARPQTGQSQQFEGQDSYETFASTVLGSTNDTWTGVFEQSNKTYQPPKLVLFRNATQSACGGATSEVGPHYCPANGTIYLDETFFDELTAKLGASEGAKGDVAQAYVIAHEVGHHVQHILGTTDNVTSNADSIKLELQADCFAGVWAHSVANEGVFQPGEINEAIAAAEAVGDDRIQKTVQGRVTPETWTHGSSAQRVQWFNTGLSTGKPASCNTFK, from the coding sequence ATGGCTAACTGGGACAGAATCACTTCTCGCGGCGATGTCGAAGACCGGCGCGGTGCCAGCCCATTGCTGCTGGGCGGCGGTGGCTTAGGTTTGGCGGGCACAGCTATAATACTGCTGTTCAACATATTGTCTGGCGGCTCGGTCGATCTGAACAGCACGCTTAATCAATTGCAACAGTCTCAAGCCAGGCCGCAAACTGGCCAGTCGCAGCAATTCGAAGGCCAGGACAGTTATGAAACCTTTGCATCAACGGTTCTAGGATCGACTAACGACACCTGGACCGGTGTATTTGAGCAAAGCAACAAGACGTACCAGCCGCCGAAGCTCGTATTGTTTCGGAATGCTACCCAGTCTGCCTGTGGTGGAGCGACGTCTGAGGTCGGTCCGCATTACTGTCCAGCCAATGGAACGATATATCTCGATGAAACATTCTTTGACGAGCTAACCGCCAAGCTTGGTGCCAGTGAAGGTGCCAAGGGAGATGTAGCTCAAGCTTACGTCATTGCGCACGAGGTCGGGCACCATGTCCAACATATACTCGGGACCACAGACAATGTGACGTCAAATGCCGATTCGATCAAATTGGAACTGCAGGCTGACTGCTTTGCAGGAGTTTGGGCCCATTCGGTAGCTAATGAGGGTGTCTTCCAGCCTGGTGAAATTAATGAAGCTATTGCTGCTGCTGAAGCAGTCGGTGACGACCGTATCCAGAAGACTGTACAGGGCAGGGTAACACCGGAGACCTGGACGCACGGCTCGTCAGCCCAGCGGGTACAGTGGTTCAATACAGGTTTATCCACGGGCAAGCCGGCAAGCTGCAACACCTTCAAGTAG
- a CDS encoding aminotransferase class IV → MAYIYPQAYLKDHIVPIESATLSVASSAVLYGLSVYTVFQIQVGDDGSVRAFRLSDHYRRLINSARIIGIDTFEPDWPAERFTEAVQQLVAANELTENAFVRATIHVDELVPGTRSRGMSTALSMFIYEAQSILPQGGARLKTSVWRRIPDYSIPSRAKVNGAYINSVLGKQDALDSGYDDCIFLDAAGHVCELSAANIFLVRNNVLITPDATSDLLEGINRQTILQLAKDMDLQVVERTVDLTELYIADELFACGTSAYIAPVLEVDARRIGNGQIGPITQNLKEKYSSILQGHDADYKDLLTVVSS, encoded by the coding sequence ATGGCATATATTTATCCGCAGGCATACCTCAAAGACCACATTGTACCTATTGAGAGCGCCACGCTCAGTGTGGCGAGTTCAGCGGTACTGTATGGACTCAGCGTCTATACGGTGTTTCAGATCCAAGTTGGCGACGATGGTTCAGTCCGTGCCTTTCGACTATCCGACCACTACCGGCGGCTCATTAACTCGGCCCGGATCATTGGAATTGATACTTTTGAACCCGACTGGCCAGCTGAGCGCTTTACTGAGGCAGTACAACAATTGGTAGCTGCCAACGAATTGACTGAAAATGCTTTTGTGCGGGCTACCATTCACGTCGATGAGCTGGTACCCGGTACGCGGTCTCGCGGCATGTCGACGGCACTTAGTATGTTTATATACGAGGCACAGTCAATTCTGCCGCAGGGTGGTGCCCGTCTCAAAACAAGTGTCTGGCGCCGAATACCGGATTATTCTATCCCGTCCCGCGCCAAGGTGAACGGAGCCTATATTAATTCAGTCCTTGGCAAACAGGACGCCCTGGACAGTGGTTATGATGACTGCATATTTCTGGACGCCGCCGGGCACGTATGCGAGCTAAGCGCTGCCAATATATTCCTTGTCCGTAACAATGTACTTATCACGCCGGACGCCACCAGCGATTTGCTAGAAGGTATCAATCGGCAGACTATTTTGCAGCTCGCTAAAGATATGGATCTACAAGTAGTAGAACGCACCGTCGACCTAACGGAACTCTATATCGCAGATGAACTATTTGCCTGCGGAACATCAGCCTACATTGCACCGGTACTCGAAGTTGACGCCCGGCGGATTGGCAACGGCCAAATCGGACCCATCACGCAGAACCTCAAAGAAAAGTACTCGTCCATACTACAAGGCCATGATGCCGACTACAAAGATCTTTTAACCGTTGTCAGTAGCTAA
- a CDS encoding glycosyltransferase family 2 protein: protein MSKRRTTQSKLMHRFSRLAGPFEKLSKYQRNAYTVEFVSILSKTQPIYRYWAKILSYGALLLTIAFAVVLFQPEHWIINQQPNSPTKVGNIAMLVCLALLQIFAILGTISATRSTLRAKDPVPVRPLPGLQVAFATTRAPGEPISMVESTLQSMLRVRYARGKVDVWLLDETGDASLQEICRKLNVKYFSRAGVPEWNTLKQKHPLLRKVYVTLTHFILHGDLEELRGQSSHDPFFAAKSKHGNFNSWMQYIQSEGIEYDILAGVDTDQVPEQNYLERLLGYFRDRDVAYAVGPQVYGNYSAGLKGLVARWAESQASFFQSTIQRAGNDSQSAMFVGTNYAVRMTALRQINGFQPCITEDMATGLAIHTTRNPQTGNRWKSVYTPDVLARGEGPDFWGPYFTQQWRWAAGTFDTWKRTVWRVFFKLSPKAMLHYFLILTYYPLTALTWLLASISSIIYLTTGSTAILAPWSEFLSLYAMTLVMQLSLYFWNRQNNVSPHEAPGSYGVAGMAISSLTAPIYLSALIGIIIGKKSNFVVTTKGGSDNPDWFPSFRTHLQWAGILGIALIFGVANGHNHPAMLLWAGILVLLCLIPFVLGMSLAAPERFNKYTSAKQFKTEDVPHV from the coding sequence ATGAGTAAACGTCGTACGACACAATCGAAACTGATGCATCGTTTTAGCCGTCTCGCCGGACCGTTCGAAAAACTTTCGAAATACCAGCGAAACGCCTACACAGTAGAATTTGTGTCAATTCTTAGTAAGACACAACCAATTTATAGGTATTGGGCAAAAATTTTATCATATGGCGCCCTGCTACTGACAATCGCATTTGCAGTTGTATTGTTTCAACCGGAACACTGGATTATTAATCAGCAGCCAAATTCACCGACAAAAGTCGGCAATATAGCCATGCTTGTCTGTCTGGCTTTGCTGCAGATATTCGCAATTCTTGGCACAATCTCCGCCACTCGGTCAACGCTGCGCGCCAAAGATCCGGTACCGGTGCGCCCATTGCCTGGACTCCAGGTTGCATTCGCGACAACCCGCGCGCCTGGCGAACCAATCAGTATGGTTGAATCTACCCTGCAATCCATGCTAAGAGTTCGCTACGCCCGTGGAAAAGTTGACGTATGGCTGCTGGACGAAACCGGGGATGCATCGTTGCAGGAAATTTGTCGCAAGCTGAACGTTAAATATTTTAGCCGGGCAGGCGTACCAGAGTGGAACACGCTCAAACAGAAACACCCTCTCCTGCGAAAAGTATATGTGACTCTTACTCACTTTATTTTGCACGGTGACCTTGAGGAACTTCGGGGCCAGTCCTCTCATGATCCATTTTTTGCAGCGAAATCAAAACATGGCAATTTTAATTCGTGGATGCAATACATACAGTCGGAAGGCATTGAGTACGACATTTTGGCTGGCGTCGACACCGATCAGGTACCTGAGCAAAATTATCTTGAACGACTGCTTGGGTATTTCCGTGACCGCGATGTCGCCTACGCGGTTGGTCCACAGGTGTACGGCAACTACAGCGCAGGCTTAAAGGGCCTTGTAGCCCGATGGGCAGAATCGCAAGCCTCATTTTTCCAAAGTACGATTCAACGCGCCGGCAACGACAGTCAATCGGCTATGTTCGTCGGCACAAATTATGCGGTACGCATGACTGCACTGCGGCAAATAAATGGCTTTCAACCCTGTATAACCGAAGATATGGCGACAGGTCTGGCCATACATACCACGCGCAATCCTCAAACCGGCAACCGCTGGAAATCTGTCTACACACCTGACGTGCTGGCGCGCGGTGAAGGGCCTGACTTTTGGGGGCCGTACTTTACGCAGCAGTGGCGATGGGCCGCCGGGACATTTGATACTTGGAAACGAACAGTCTGGAGGGTATTTTTTAAATTATCTCCCAAGGCAATGTTGCACTATTTCTTGATTCTGACGTATTATCCACTTACGGCGCTAACCTGGCTGCTGGCATCAATCAGCAGCATCATCTACCTGACCACCGGATCGACCGCCATTTTAGCACCCTGGAGCGAATTCCTATCGCTTTATGCTATGACACTTGTTATGCAACTCAGTCTGTATTTCTGGAACAGACAAAATAACGTTTCGCCACACGAAGCGCCTGGCTCGTACGGCGTAGCTGGCATGGCGATATCAAGCCTGACAGCACCAATATATCTATCGGCGTTAATTGGAATCATAATTGGCAAAAAATCGAACTTTGTAGTCACTACCAAAGGTGGCAGCGACAATCCCGATTGGTTCCCATCTTTTAGAACCCATCTACAATGGGCGGGAATTTTAGGCATCGCGCTCATATTTGGCGTAGCGAATGGTCATAATCATCCGGCTATGCTGCTTTGGGCCGGTATATTAGTATTGCTTTGTTTGATACCCTTTGTTCTCGGTATGTCACTAGCCGCTCCGGAACGGTTCAATAAATATACGTCAGCAAAACAATTTAAAACGGAGGATGTTCCACATGTCTAA
- a CDS encoding galactose oxidase early set domain-containing protein translates to MSNQPAGVRRGQPFVLLITTILALLFASAPISVPALAEYEHNQQINDPAYIKEKGRWDIIDLPEEFRINTIHAALLPTGKVLLVAGSGNNEENFNKFHEDGKIAVLRTVVFNPEDNSVKNVVTPEDFFCGGHSMLQSGNLLVAGGTSGYEKLEGKVSKPAGSMTIHNEDPDSQQRTFKKGTKFISPAGKAYISTNDVVVEPASKMDHGDGDVMIHHSSATVFVEAEKADVSYITKGQNQYQIEGLKGSDVQNIYGQAGPMTLNKQDFRGDNVSYEFDPVREEYVKTSDLNVSRWYPTLTTLTDGNVIATSGLDNAGVITTTTEEYNPATKKWTLGPNQQFPTYPALFRTQNPDVLFYSGSSAGYGPVDKGRSPGFWNYKSNTFSPVAGLRQQNILETSGSVALPPAKASNDGSQSHRIMVAGGGGIGESPLATARTDIIDLSNAQPHYTPGPDLPAALRYLNLVVTPWDEVIANGGSANYRAKDNSYSKQTFSIDPATNKITPLADELVGRSYHSGSLLLPDGRIIVFGNDPLYSDKDNTAPGKFDQRLEIYTPPQLYRGDRPTLTGGPALQQVQRGQTLSYAFSNASTIRTGRMIPPSSTTHVTNVEQRSIGVIVKQENDQVTFTLPGDKNLMPNGWYMLFAVNESGTPSIAKMIQVTD, encoded by the coding sequence ATGTCTAATCAGCCGGCAGGCGTACGGCGCGGCCAACCATTTGTATTACTAATAACGACTATACTGGCGCTTTTGTTTGCATCCGCTCCAATATCAGTGCCGGCGCTAGCTGAATACGAGCACAATCAGCAGATCAATGATCCGGCATATATAAAAGAAAAGGGTCGATGGGACATCATTGATTTGCCTGAAGAATTTCGGATCAATACAATACATGCTGCACTGCTGCCAACTGGAAAAGTACTACTTGTAGCCGGTAGTGGGAACAATGAAGAAAACTTCAATAAATTCCACGAAGATGGGAAAATTGCCGTACTTAGAACGGTGGTATTTAATCCTGAAGATAATAGCGTTAAAAACGTTGTAACACCCGAAGATTTCTTTTGTGGCGGCCATTCGATGCTGCAATCAGGCAATTTATTAGTTGCGGGCGGTACAAGTGGGTATGAAAAGCTTGAAGGAAAAGTATCGAAGCCAGCTGGAAGTATGACGATACATAATGAAGATCCTGACAGCCAACAGCGTACCTTTAAAAAGGGAACAAAATTTATAAGTCCGGCGGGTAAAGCATATATATCCACCAATGATGTGGTAGTGGAGCCAGCTTCCAAAATGGATCACGGTGACGGCGACGTCATGATCCACCACAGTTCAGCAACAGTATTTGTCGAGGCCGAGAAGGCCGATGTATCGTATATTACAAAAGGTCAAAATCAATACCAGATCGAAGGACTGAAAGGCAGTGATGTGCAAAACATTTACGGCCAGGCCGGACCGATGACGCTCAACAAACAGGATTTCCGCGGCGATAATGTATCTTATGAATTTGACCCCGTCAGAGAAGAGTATGTTAAGACCAGCGATTTAAACGTCAGCCGCTGGTACCCGACGCTGACAACTTTGACAGATGGTAACGTCATTGCAACGTCCGGTCTTGATAACGCGGGTGTCATTACCACCACAACCGAAGAATACAACCCGGCAACTAAAAAATGGACGCTCGGCCCAAATCAGCAATTTCCAACCTATCCAGCGTTATTCCGAACTCAGAATCCAGATGTACTATTTTATTCTGGATCAAGTGCGGGATATGGGCCTGTAGACAAAGGTCGTAGTCCCGGCTTCTGGAACTATAAGTCAAACACCTTTAGTCCAGTAGCCGGTCTCAGGCAGCAAAATATACTCGAAACCAGCGGATCAGTTGCATTGCCGCCAGCCAAAGCCTCAAATGACGGCAGTCAAAGCCACCGCATCATGGTGGCAGGTGGTGGCGGAATTGGCGAATCGCCTCTCGCCACAGCGCGTACTGACATAATCGACTTATCGAATGCCCAGCCACACTACACGCCCGGTCCTGACTTGCCGGCTGCCTTGCGTTATTTGAACCTGGTAGTTACGCCGTGGGACGAAGTCATTGCAAATGGCGGCTCAGCAAACTATAGAGCCAAGGATAATAGCTACTCGAAACAAACATTTTCTATAGATCCTGCGACTAACAAAATTACCCCGCTCGCTGATGAACTTGTCGGTAGGAGTTATCACTCAGGTTCCCTGCTATTGCCTGATGGCCGTATTATCGTATTTGGCAATGACCCACTGTACAGCGACAAAGACAACACGGCTCCTGGAAAATTTGATCAGCGGCTTGAGATCTATACCCCGCCACAACTATACCGTGGCGATCGTCCCACATTGACCGGCGGTCCTGCATTACAACAGGTACAACGTGGGCAAACATTGTCATATGCGTTTTCGAACGCCAGTACAATTCGAACTGGCCGCATGATTCCACCAAGTTCAACTACGCACGTTACCAATGTCGAACAGCGTTCAATTGGGGTAATTGTCAAACAGGAAAATGACCAGGTAACCTTTACGCTACCGGGTGATAAGAATCTGATGCCCAATGGTTGGTACATGTTATTTGCAGTCAATGAATCTGGCACTCCATCTATCGCAAAAATGATACAAGTGACTGACTAA